Sequence from the Syngnathus acus chromosome 13, fSynAcu1.2, whole genome shotgun sequence genome:
AAATGCGTCTTACACGTTGTCGGGGTCACATGACGCAAGCGACTCGGCGTTGAGCAGCAGTCGACTGATGAGGGAACCGTCAGACAGGGAGGAAGACGCGCCTGCCTGCAGACCTGCGCGCGCGCACAGCCAAGAATGAAGAAAAGCAAGAAGAACGGGCACGCGAGGGGATGACCAGCATCTCACCGGGATAGAAGATCTTGGTGTTGAGCATGGGCACGTTGTCTCGACTTGGCGCGTGGGCGGGAAGTGACGTGGAGCCGCCCAGCGATAGGCTGCCTTTTCTCGTCAGCCGCTCGCACGGCGGCGTCTTGCTGGCTGCGCGCACAGCCACTGGATTGGTCACTTGATTGTCGAGTGACGAGGTAGTGAAAGAAAAGTAAATGCTCGCAGGAGCGTCTCTATTATGCAGCCAAATGCGGCGAGCACGCTTTGTGGGTCGTCCGAGGGTTGCTATGCGGAGGAGCGGCAGACGGGCGTATCCAAAGACGTCGGGCAAGGCGGCAAACGCACCTCGGCCGGCCGCCCGCCGTTTGGCGTCATCCTCCGCCGCCTTGTTGTCGTCGTCCTCTCGGTCTACCCTGTCCTCTCGGTCCTCGGCCGGGCCGCCGTCCACCTGCGCCGCGGGTGCCGAGAAGATGGACGCCGTCTGCGCGTTCTGCTCGTCCACAGctggaaaaaatgcaaaaacgtTTTGTGTGCAGATGAAGAAGGAAGCCAACTCAAGCCAAGTCAGGGTGGTGCCGAGCTGACCTTTCTCAGCGTGCTCGATGATCTGCCGGATGACCTTCTTCAGGCTGTTGGCCCGAAGCATCAGCTGCTCGCGAGGCTTAAAGGCGGGGCAGGGGGCGGAGTCAGGGGAGGGGCCAGGAGGCGCGCAGAGGAGGGGCAACACTAAAGCCAAGGGGCCCCCATCTtccggaggaagaggagaggcGGCCCGACGGGATGCCTCGGACTCCTGGGTCAGAGTCCGCAGGAGGAGGTCCAACTTCTCCTTCAGGAGCCCGCACTGCAAAGGCACAGCAACGAGTCGAGTTGAGGCCGTCCCGCGGGAAACGGCCGACAGCTCTACCTTCTTGGCCATGACGTCAGACTCCTGTGAGAGCTCTGTGTTCTTCTCGTAGGCCTTGCCCACCCGCGCCACAAAGTCCTTCACCGTCTCGCACAGAACCCTGCGCGTGCGCATGtcaagagcgagcgagcgagcaaggCCAAAGCCCAAAGCATACAGCaagtcggcggcggcggcctacTTGGCAGAGGAAATGACAACCGAGTGCTGGTCCGACGTCAGAATCTTGGAGAGGTGAACGGCTACGGAGTCCTCGTAAGTCAGAATCTGCTGCACCTGGACTCACCCAAGGTCTTCTGTCACATCGCTAGCGAAAAGTGCCGCTGGCACGCGTGCGGCGTGTCACCTCCAAGTCGTCAGCGCAGTCCTCAGCCTCAAAAGTAGAGCCTTGCCGTGGGAACTTGCTCTCGTACACCATGACGCTCCACCTGCGAGCGCAATCGGGTGAGCAAAGTCACACGAGATCCGGTCCTCCGCTCCACGCTGCGTTGCCTTCATCACCTGTCCAGCATCTTGGTGCTGGCCCTCTCCAGTTTTTCCAGGATTTGAGGCAGTTGAGCGTCGTCGTCGCAGGCGGAGCCCCAGCCCAGAACGCGGGCCAGGTCGTTGCCGGTTCCCAGCGGCAGAACCCCCAGCTGGCACTAGGGCACGGCGGCGGCATGAGGACACGAGCGGCGAGGACACGAGCGGCGAGGACGCGCCCGTGCGACGGACTCACCTGTTTGTGCAGCGTGAGCGCGTCGATCTCGGACAGAACCCAACCCACGCTGCCGTCGCCTCCGCACACCAGGATCCTGAAGGTGTCGAACTTCTGGAAGAGACGCAGCCTGGCCGGAAGCGGCGGGGCGTTAGCCAGGCACCGGCGAGGCCCAGCTCGGCCCGGGTCGGCGCCTCACCCCAAGTGAGGTCCACCGTTCATCAGATCGAAAACCTGCGCGGGGTTGAGCAGCTGCTTGAAGCGCCGCAGGAACTTGACGCCCTGGTTGTCTCCGCTCTTGGAGTTGACAAAGACCAGGAGCGGACTAGTGCAGGACGGAGGACACGATGCTTTCCAGAAGCCTGCGGCCGAGCGGGACAACAGCACATGGTGAAGATgcggctggccggccggcgaCGACACGCTCGCCGAAGAGCGGGGGCCACCCGCTAAAGTTCAATGCCTGAGCCAGTCATCGCTCAAAACCCGGATCGACTTGATTTTTGCACCCAGAGGCGTCCTTCATTTGATCACGccgcgggaaaaaaaaataacgccCATCTTTCTATTGGCCAAGCATGAGCCTTTTGGATTCACGACATCATTTCTTGTCGAGTCATCGGGCTACCTAAGAAAACCAAACGACGACGGCTTCTTGGGAGTGCTTTGCGTGTGAAAAAAAGGAGCCGACCTTTGCCATGCGACGCAGAGCGAGCGCTCCCTCTCACCGTCAGAGTCGATGCTGTTGAGCGCCGTGGGGGGGATGACAGACACTTTGCACTGGCCCAGCGGACACTTGATGGACAGATGCTCCCGGCAGCCCGAGTGCACCTGCGCAAGAGCCAGCCCGTTAGCAGCGGGCCCACCTCGGCGGCGGCCGCTCGCCTTACCATAGCCTTGCACCAAAGACATCGCCAGTCTTGCAGGCGGAGGACGCTGCCGCAGGTCTTGTCGCAGGCGCCGCACTTGGCTGACACGGGCAGGTTCCCCTCCAGCCACTGGTGGGGCATCCACACCTGGCCCGCCCACACGGTCACGCGGGACGGTTTGGACGGGCAGGGcggggtggcggcggcggcggaagcCTTACCCCGTCCTCGTCCTCCAAGATGTCCCTCCCGATGGATGCCAGCGTTGTCCACTTGCAGTTGTTAGTGGCTCGGACCGCGCAACGCTTATGAGCCTTAAATTTACAGACTGCAGTCGCAGGCACAGGTACGCACGCGGTCAGCGGGAAGAAGACAGCAGCGTGACACCGGTCGGCTCGCTAAATGTCGGGACACGCGAGTGAGGCGCGCACATATGCGAAGAGCGGCGGCGGCCCCGTTTGGACGGACCGATGTGAGCTGCTAGCTTCCGTCCCTAATCTtagagagaagaaaaggacAACGGTGTCCTCGTCCTGAGATTTCGGCTaccttcacaggagagtccgTGTGAGGTGACTCCCGACAAAGCTTCTCGGCACACGTTGCAGTAGGTGGGCCGGGCGTGCGAGCAGGCGTACCAGTTGTGCATTCCGCTGAAGTGCTCCATGCTGTACTGGGTAGACTGAAACACACGCGCATGGCTGCTCACCTCTGACAGCGGGGAGAGGGCGGACGGCACATTTTCTAGCAAAATGGAAAGGCTGGCAGAGAGGCGGAGTCTTTCCCCATGATTGATTGTGAGGAATCCGATCAGAACTCGGGCACAGAGCTAGGTCAGGACGCACGCTAATACTAACGAGCGGATGACGAGCACTCGCGCGCGGTCAGTCGAGCAATTGTTCTTTGGCGAGGGAGACGGAGGGAGGCGTGCTGAGCTGACCTCATAGTTTTGCCGGTTCTGGACGCTGCGCAAAGCCGAGATCCACTCCTCCATCTCCTTCCGGTTGTCTGCGCACAGGATCAGACGCCGGCACGGGGTGATCACCTGCACGCACGAGCAGTGAGATCAGCGGATGCCAGCGTGCGGCCTAGCTCGTTCAAAGGCCACGTTTGCCGCAGGACTCGCCGTGAAGCTGTTGTTGACGTTCTTGATGCTGGATTCGGCCACGCTGGCGTCCGTCAAGTCCACTTCGTCAAAGATGATGGACTGCGAAAGGCCGGGTGGCGTACGTGACGTGACGTGACGTGACGTGACGGAGGGCCCGACGGCAAACGCTCGGGAGGACAGCCGACTTGCTCTCGCTCACCTTGGCGTTCTGGGCGTAGTAAAGCGTTCTTCCCCTCAGTTTGAAATATCTTCTCTTCCAACGCTGGAAGGAACTGGTCTGCTTCATCAAGTCTCCTTCCTTCAACAACGTCTGAGGGGCAGCACAGCGGGTGGGTCACAAGTTCACGCCTCGCCGATAAAGTCCCATAACTGCTATCGTACCGGCCCGTCCGGCTAGAGCTAATTAAGAGCGGCTTTTTTCCAGTCCGGTATTGGT
This genomic interval carries:
- the LOC119131997 gene encoding diacylglycerol kinase delta-like isoform X2, yielding MAAAGAATDIFGARYPDESSDSEPEQEPGTPQKLIRKVSTSGQIRSKTLLKEGDLMKQTSSFQRWKRRYFKLRGRTLYYAQNAKSIIFDEVDLTDASVAESSIKNVNNSFTVITPCRRLILCADNRKEMEEWISALRSVQNRQNYESTQYSMEHFSGMHNWYACSHARPTYCNVCREALSGVTSHGLSCEVCKFKAHKRCAVRATNNCKWTTLASIGRDILEDEDGVWMPHQWLEGNLPVSAKCGACDKTCGSVLRLQDWRCLWCKAMVHSGCREHLSIKCPLGQCKVSVIPPTALNSIDSDGFWKASCPPSCTSPLLVFVNSKSGDNQGVKFLRRFKQLLNPAQVFDLMNGGPHLGLRLFQKFDTFRILVCGGDGSVGWVLSEIDALTLHKQCQLGVLPLGTGNDLARVLGWGSACDDDAQLPQILEKLERASTKMLDRWSVMVYESKFPRQGSTFEAEDCADDLEVQQILTYEDSVAVHLSKILTSDQHSVVISSAKVLCETVKDFVARVGKAYEKNTELSQESDVMAKKCGLLKEKLDLLLRTLTQESEASRRAASPLPPEDGGPLALVLPLLCAPPGPSPDSAPCPAFKPREQLMLRANSLKKVIRQIIEHAEKAVDEQNAQTASIFSAPAAQVDGGPAEDREDRVDREDDDNKAAEDDAKRRAAGRASKTPPCERLTRKGSLSLGGSTSLPAHAPSRDNVPMLNTKIFYPGLQAGASSSLSDGSLISRLLLNAESLASCDPDNVDRYTEKCVMNNYFGIGLDAKISLDFNNKRDEHPEKCRSRTKNMMWYGVLGTKELLHRTYKNLEQRVLLECDGRAIPLPSLQGIAVLNIPSYAGGTNFWGGTKEDDTFTAPSFDDKILEVVAVFGSMQMAVSRVINLQHHRIAQCRTVKIAILGDEGVPVQVDGEAWIQPPGYIKILHKNRSQTLTRDRAFESTLKSWQDKQKCEFPRDPAAPTPLGNHPEILTEEEAALLRDLAQEVGVLIGSICQLAQSHRSLEQELAHAVNASSKSTDRVYTQTGALRAASCSAVVAMVKDVKALLSETELLLAGKISMALDVAQQELLNSALSRVRQRLGGLAAVPWLNLDPPEQQDPLAKPSRGAKFRLVPKFKKDKNNKVKETCSSLTLPVHQWGTEEVGAWLDFLCLPEYKDIFGRHDVQGGELLHLERRDLKDLGVSKVGHVKRILQGIRELSRNSSASEA
- the LOC119131997 gene encoding diacylglycerol kinase delta-like isoform X1 yields the protein MEEWISALRSVQNRQNYESTQYSMEHFSGMHNWYACSHARPTYCNVCREALSGVTSHGLSCEVCKFKAHKRCAVRATNNCKWTTLASIGRDILEDEDGVWMPHQWLEGNLPVSAKCGACDKTCGSVLRLQDWRCLWCKAMVHSGCREHLSIKCPLGQCKVSVIPPTALNSIDSDGFWKASCPPSCTSPLLVFVNSKSGDNQGVKFLRRFKQLLNPAQVFDLMNGGPHLGLRLFQKFDTFRILVCGGDGSVGWVLSEIDALTLHKQCQLGVLPLGTGNDLARVLGWGSACDDDAQLPQILEKLERASTKMLDRWSVMVYESKFPRQGSTFEAEDCADDLEVQQILTYEDSVAVHLSKILTSDQHSVVISSAKVLCETVKDFVARVGKAYEKNTELSQESDVMAKKCGLLKEKLDLLLRTLTQESEASRRAASPLPPEDGGPLALVLPLLCAPPGPSPDSAPCPAFKPREQLMLRANSLKKVIRQIIEHAEKAVDEQNAQTASIFSAPAAQVDGGPAEDREDRVDREDDDNKAAEDDAKRRAASKTPPCERLTRKGSLSLGGSTSLPAHAPSRDNVPMLNTKIFYPGLQAGASSSLSDGSLISRLLLNAESLASCDPDNVDRYTEKCVMNNYFGIGLDAKISLDFNNKRDEHPEKCRSRTKNMMWYGVLGTKELLHRTYKNLEQRVLLECDGRAIPLPSLQGIAVLNIPSYAGGTNFWGGTKEDDTFTAPSFDDKILEVVAVFGSMQMAVSRVINLQHHRIAQCRTVKIAILGDEGVPVQVDGEAWIQPPGYIKILHKNRSQTLTRDRAFESTLKSWQDKQKCEFPRDPAAPTPLGNHPEILTEEEAALLRDLAQEVGVLIGSICQLAQSHRSLEQELAHAVNASSKSTDRVYTQTGALRAASCSAVVAMVKDVKALLSETELLLAGKISMALDVAQQELLNSALSRVRQRLGGLAAVPWLNLDPPEQQDPLAKPSRGAKFRLVPKFKKDKNNKVKETCSSLTLPVHQWGTEEVGAWLDFLCLPEYKDIFGRHDVQGGELLHLERRDLKDLGVSKVGHVKRILQGIRELSRNSSASEA
- the LOC119131997 gene encoding diacylglycerol kinase delta-like isoform X3 is translated as MSLPSTAWSTSAECTTGTPARTPGPPTATCAEKLCRESPHTDSPVKRADRCHAAVFFPLTACVPVPATAVCKFKAHKRCAVRATNNCKWTTLASIGRDILEDEDGVWMPHQWLEGNLPVSAKCGACDKTCGSVLRLQDWRCLWCKAMVHSGCREHLSIKCPLGQCKVSVIPPTALNSIDSDGFWKASCPPSCTSPLLVFVNSKSGDNQGVKFLRRFKQLLNPAQVFDLMNGGPHLGLRLFQKFDTFRILVCGGDGSVGWVLSEIDALTLHKQCQLGVLPLGTGNDLARVLGWGSACDDDAQLPQILEKLERASTKMLDRWSVMVYESKFPRQGSTFEAEDCADDLEVQQILTYEDSVAVHLSKILTSDQHSVVISSAKVLCETVKDFVARVGKAYEKNTELSQESDVMAKKCGLLKEKLDLLLRTLTQESEASRRAASPLPPEDGGPLALVLPLLCAPPGPSPDSAPCPAFKPREQLMLRANSLKKVIRQIIEHAEKAVDEQNAQTASIFSAPAAQVDGGPAEDREDRVDREDDDNKAAEDDAKRRAAGRASKTPPCERLTRKGSLSLGGSTSLPAHAPSRDNVPMLNTKIFYPGLQAGASSSLSDGSLISRLLLNAESLASCDPDNVDRYTEKCVMNNYFGIGLDAKISLDFNNKRDEHPEKCRSRTKNMMWYGVLGTKELLHRTYKNLEQRVLLECDGRAIPLPSLQGIAVLNIPSYAGGTNFWGGTKEDDTFTAPSFDDKILEVVAVFGSMQMAVSRVINLQHHRIAQCRTVKIAILGDEGVPVQVDGEAWIQPPGYIKILHKNRSQTLTRDRAFESTLKSWQDKQKCEFPRDPAAPTPLGNHPEILTEEEAALLRDLAQEVGVLIGSICQLAQSHRSLEQELAHAVNASSKSTDRVYTQTGALRAASCSAVVAMVKDVKALLSETELLLAGKISMALDVAQQELLNSALSRVRQRLGGLAAVPWLNLDPPEQQDPLAKPSRGAKFRLVPKFKKDKNNKVKETCSSLTLPVHQWGTEEVGAWLDFLCLPEYKDIFGRHDVQGGELLHLERRDLKDLGVSKVGHVKRILQGIRELSRNSSASEA